The stretch of DNA AAATCCGATCAAGACATACGCGGCGAACGAAATAAAAATATGGTCAGGCAGCTGAACAGCGCATTGTCCACCCGGAAGTCCACTAACCATCCCTCACTTTTAATCTATGCCTCCGGGCATGAACATTCTTTGCAAGTCTTGAAGGGTGATATTATGGACTACCTTCTTGTCAGCGGGGCCGCTGCAACTCGAAAAGTTACGGAAGTGTCGTCTGGAAAAAATACTTTGTTCGCACATCAACATACGGGTTTCATGGCAATGGATTTTTTCACCGATGGGAAGATTTTGCTGCGTGTAGTTGAGCCCGAAGGTAAAGATGTAGTCTTTCACCGATGGCTGACTTTTTAGGCTTTAATCTAAATTTATAAAATTACGCCAAAAAAAGGCTTTCGAGAATGCCCCTAAAACGCGTTTTTGAGACAGCCCCTGTATAGAACACCCCAGAGTTGCACAATCGGCAAATTGTTGCTGCAATATATCATATTCTCGGCAGACAATAGGCAGGACAAATATTTGCCCTGCCTAATTTTAGGATTCCTTACTTTGTGAACTAATTTTCTGCTTTGGGATTCTGGCGAGCGTACCTTAAGAATTCCACATCTCGCAGATACGGCTCTACTTCCTCCAATTCAAAACGAATTTCTTGTAAATCTCCGACAATCTGTTCCAAATCCGAATCCACCTTTTGGTAGGTTTTTTCGGCTTTGTCGGGTTTGTATCCTGATACACGCAGATAATACGATGTTCCGAACCAGACACATATTAGTGTGGTGACTGTTGTTGTACCCACAATAATTGCCACAACGGCGGTAACCGCAACCGTAAACTTGATGACGAAGAAGAACACCAGTCCGATAAAGATAAGTAGTAGTAACATCCCCATATCTGTTCCCCTTATCTTGATGACGAAGAAGAACACCAGTCCGATAAAGATAAGTAGTGGTAACATCCCCATATCTGTTCCCCTTATTATGTGTCTACGCCTTTAGCGATTTTGATGAGTCGTTTGACTTCTGTTTTGAGAGCCGCGATTTCTTGCTGGGCATTATCGACTTTCTGCTGTAGCACTTCTATATCCCGTTGTGTCGCGCCTGTTTTCAAGCCTTTTTTCTTTGCAGCGTAGGAGGTGCCCATCCAAACGCATCCGAGCGTTGTTATCGCAACGCTTCCAAATATGATAGCAATAATCAGAACAACTTCTCCCATTTTCAAATCCTCCAACTGTTGAATAAAATATAGTCTTGCTTATTAGAGTCGGTAGGATACAAAAAGGATAGTGAAAAAGTAAAGCGTATATTAAATTTTTTACAATTACTTAGAGATTGTAAACCGGCGAGGTTATGAAACCTCGCCTACCTATTTTTAAGGGAAGTTGGCGAGGTTAGAAACCTCGCCAGCGATGATGGAGTGTTTTTAAGTCTGCTCTTGTAATTTACTGCATTTAGACGAATCTTGATGCAGTTTTCTTGCTTGGGGATTGCAAAGGTTCTTGGAGTTCTTCTTTCTGAAGGAGTCGGGCGACATCATAGCCTCTCCGAAGCAATTCGACCAATAGCACGTCATCCGTGGCTTCGTTCACTGAAGGTGACGTTTTCGTACTTATGTCACCTTCGCTGTGCACTGACATCGCCTCCGATGCCTCGCGCACACTCGCGTAGTTCACACCGAGATACCGTTGTGTTGTCATGACACTTTTATGCCCCAGCATCTCCTGTACAGCGTAAATATCGCTTGTCTGTTCGTAGAGACGCTGCGCATACGATTTCCGCAGCGAGTGTGTACCGAGTTTACCATTCAAACCCGCATCCTCAAATGCACGCTTGAGTACATCGTGTGCTGCTTTACGAGTCATCGTCTGCGAACCTTGTCCGTTCCGGGACGGAAACAGCGGACGGGTAGGTTTGACGTTGCCATAGAGTTCAGTCTGCCAAGTGATAAGATTCTCAATTGCCTCTCTACCATCTATATTCACAGGCACGGCTCTGGATATCTCACCACCTTTTACAATGTTCCGATCAAACAATAAATCCTTAACAGGCTTACCGTTTTGCCACACATCGTTTACTTTCAACGCCAATAGTTCACTAATCCGTCCGCCAACGGATACCCCTAACATGAATAGACTCTGATTCCGAACGGCGAATATACCATCAAAGGCATCCGATACTTTTCGGATTTCAGCATTATCTAAAGGTCTTGTGCCTTTCATTCAAAGAACCCCTTTTCCTCATGAGTGTATACTTTTTAAAACGGAATAAGAGGCTTGTTGGTTTCTAAACCATATAGGACTTGCGCCCTTCGCTGGTAGATGCGGTTTGTAACCGCATTGACCCTATGGTGGTGAGTGTCCCCTTCTGGCTTGCCGGTTATCGCACAGTTCATATACTAACTGTTCCAGTGTACATGTTGCATCTACCTGACTCGTTTTCAATTCGGTGTCTATTTCTAAGGTTTTCTCAAGTGCGGTAGCAAGCTCTTCCGCTGTAAAGGCGTGGAGTGTCTGAAAGATTTTATAAGCAACGTAAGGGTTTTGTTTCAAGATGTTATGGGTAGCGGATTTGGGTAAGAGGCTCCCAACTTCTTCAGCAATCGGTTGGAAGATATTTTCTATAAAATTCTTAAGGGGCATCCGACCACGAAACGGTCGCAATTCTTTCTTCTCAGCGATCAACTTGGCTTGGAGCGCGAATCGGAATTGGCGAGCGATCGTGGAATTAACAGGAATTGGTTCTTGACCGCTCGACAAAACGTCGTGAAGGCTCTTCAACGCCTGTTTCGCTGAACGTTTTCCGATCGCATCGGTTAAGTCAAAAATACTGTCGTACATATTCTGAGTTACAATGTTCCGAATATCTTGCTCATCTACCTGACGTTTATCACCAACGAAATTGATAATCTTATTGAGGGCTTCAGCAATAGTGTGCATATCACCGCCAGTGCGATTCCGAAGCTGCGTAAAGGCGCGAGGTGTTATCTGTTTATCGTGTTCGGAGAGTTTTTCTGATACTTTTATATATAACGGATCTCGATTCACAGACGGACCGGCTTCTATTGGCGCGAAGGGTCTGTAGCGTCCGACATCATCAATAGCTCTAACAAGTCTATTCCGTTCGTTCACTGGACCTCTTACCGTGAAGATCAAGACACTATTCTTCGGTAAATCTCCCTGAAGCCACTCGAGCATTAATTCAACATCGTCAACAGCACTGACATCCGTGGAGTGTACGTCCAGTTCTTGCGCAATTTGCGGTAAACGTTCTAAGAACTGACGTTCTTCAGCAGATAATCTCGTTTCCAGCTCATTGACAAGAGCATCAACCGCATTTATGAAATCAAGATGCCGTTCGGCAACCTGTTGTGGCGTAACGTCCAAAAGTTTTGCCAATGTAGAGATACATTTTGAGGCGTTCGTGGTCTCAATTTTAAACGCGTTTCGGACGACTGTTATCGGTGTTGAACGTTGTTGTGTTTTAAATAAAGCTGCGTCCTGGACGACAACAACCCGCCATTCTGACATGACAGGATAGGTATCTACCTGACTGAGGATCTCTTGGGTTGTAACATCGGTACCTTCCAAGAAGGAGAGGTTGAAATCCCGTGTTTCAGGCGTAAGGAGATGATCCAGCATCTGTTTAAGCGTGCCTTCAACAAGGAAACTCTCCTCGCCACAAAGCAGGTACACCGGGAAAACTTTATTCGATTGGATTTCACGAAGGATGTTGGGTAGGGGTTTTCGCTGTTGTCTCATGCGGACAAACTGCCGCCGATTGGGATCGCTCAAGTAGCGTTATCGCCAGCAGTCTCCTGTTGCGTCCCAGTGGTCGCAAACGCCGAGAAGCGTTTCGTAGCGTCCTCTGCGCCGCAACGTGGGCATTTTGTTATAGATGTATCGGTATCACTGACACGTTGAAGCACTTCAAAATCAGTTGTGCAGTCATTGCATCGGTATTCAAAAATTGGCATCGTTGTTCCTTTCCCTTCAAGCGACGACGGGACGGATGATCAGTTTTATCTTGGTCCCTTTCGGTGGTATCACATCGGTGTTAACGCGGTATGTCCGGTCATCGGTGCCGGTGGGTAGGGGATGATTAAAAAGTGAATCCGGGTCGCGGTAGACAGCAATAATGTTGTGAAAGAGTTGGGCAGTGAATTGATTATTGCGGAGCCGTCCACCGTTGAAAATCCACGATGTCTCTTGCATCGGCTGCTCCGTGAAGGCATTCCATATCAACTCTCTTGCTCGGCGTGAAACAACTTCGTCGCCACGACTCCATTCCACCCAGATTTCAACCGGCGACCCCGTGGGAGGACGTGGATCACCTTCGACTGTGAGATTCATACCTGCATCATAATCCAAAGCACCGAGTGCTGCAAATATATGAATGGGTTCTGCATCAATAATCAAGATACTCTCATGTGTTTTTCCAAGTGTGCCGCACGCAAAGAATTCAATATTGATATCGCCACCCACAATGTTGATTTCCCCTGGAATCGTTACTTCACGCTTGCTGGTGTCAAAAAGCACATTGCCGAGTTGGTAAACAGTTTCGCTCACTTTTGTCGGGTTCACTAATTGGGCATCCGTTGCTGCAGTAGACTGCGGATAGACAGTGAGTTTTTCCGATGCGGTGTTATCTTTTTCATTCGTATCGGCGACATCTATGCGTGCCACAACTTCTGTTTCGCCTTCTGTTGTCGGCACCCAGTCCGCCGAAACCACAGTCTCTCCGAGTTTTGGTGTCCAAAGCACTTCAGTTGTAGCGACCTTTTCGTCCTTCACAACGAATTCTGCATTTAGAATCCCGTTGAAAGGCGTTCCAGTGTTCCGAAGCGTTGCACTCAGCCTAACGGGTTCGCCGACCCGCGGCGAGGGCGGGGAAAACCGAAGGCTCTGCGGCACGATTCCAATGCTTGGTCCCGTTGGTCCTACCAAGGCATGGCTCAAAGTCATTACTGAGAAACATGTGGATAAAAAATCGCTTTCAGAGCCGCGCCATCTTCCATCAGGTTCTTGCTGTGTGACCATCATCTGCGCGATCTCGTCATACCAGTTATAGCCAGCGAGTGTGTCTACAGTCGGTGGAATATCACAGAACCTTTGCAATGAGAGTAGATAATAATAAAGCCAGGAATTAGACCCCGGATTCCGAGTTAACGTCCAGTGCTTTTTCACCCATGCGATGCCTTTCTGAATCTGTGAATCATCAACACGGACACCACATGCCCGGAGTGCCCACAATCCAGTCGCGGTCATGCTTCCATAGACCCCTATCGCCCAAGGCGAGCCTTCGTCGACTAAATTGTAGAGCCAACCTCCCGTTTCAGTTTGATTGCGGCGTACCCACTTTTCGGCGCGGTTCCATGTATCCTGTGGAATATCAAGTCCCCACTGCTTCGCGGTATACAGCGCATAGATAACCATGTTCATGTGCGCACCGTCCGCAGAGAAACCGTATCCCCAGCCGCCATCGTCCCGTTCATCCGCGAACTCACTCCCCAAGACAGGCAGCTGCTTTTTAACCAGTTGGTTAACAGCGAATTGCGTTCGATCCCTATACGCTTCATCTTGGGTGGCAACTAATACGGGGATAATTACTGCGAATTGGTAGACAGCGAATTCATTCCAGTTCTGTTCAATCAGAAATTCTAAGCCTTCTTGAACTGCAGGGTCTGATGGGGTGTGTCCGGTTGCGAACAGCGTCTGGAGTGCTAAAGCAGTTTCTTGCGTCTGATCCTCACCGAAGTTCCATGAGGGCCCGGGAATGAAATTTTCTGCTAACCCTTTCAGACTCGCGCCGCAGGTGATGCAGAGTAAAATAAGCTGATTTTCAGTGCCACACTGTAAACAGGTACGGCTATGTTTGCCGCGTTGTGCCTTTATCCAAGTAATCCCTTTCCTGATTGTTTCCTGAATTTGATCTGGTGTAACAGCAGGGAACGTCCGCTTCTCTGCGACAATTGTCGCATGCGTGATGTTGTTTTCTGCGTTCGTTTCTTCAATATGTTCATCACCTGTAGGGTTAACAACGGCATAAATCTCCGTCTGACCGGGTGGCGGTTGCCACCTCGCTTCTACCCGATCTGTCCTGCCCGCTTTCAACTCTAAAATAACATCACTACAGAGAATCTGGAGCGGTTGTGTCGCGGGATCCCCTTCGTAAAGGTCAACGACCAAATCCTCATTCATTGTGGGGGTGCCTTCACCGATATTCTTCACTTCGACCCAGATGGTAATTTCTTCGCCTTCAACCGGATAGGAATTAGAAAAAGTGATACTCTGGGCATCAACATGGAAATCTGGCAATTCTGCAAATCCGCTCGTTGCAAAAAAACCGGCAAAGAAGATTCCGATTGTTAATTTTAATAGCAAGTTCGGAAAACTTACATGCTGTGCCAAAACTGAATACTTAATCATGTTGTACCTCAATATGTGTCTATCGGACCAGATTCACGCCTATCCTCTACGAGGCAAATATCACGACACAATCCCGCGATTTAGTTTCCTGTCCAATATCCAACGGAAAGGGAAGAAGGCTGTGGAATAGGGTTCTTGAATAGTGCTTGACCTGAGGCATTCCATTTACTAATCTCGCCTTGGAAGGTCTCACCGAGCAGGTCTGCTATCCAGATACCATCGTCCGCCGGTGAAAGTGCTATTGCCACGATTGCCATTCCCGCTAAAAATTCATTCTTTTTCGTTCCATCTGGTGCCAAATTTATTAACAGAGATTGTTGAGAAACGACCCAGAGACTTCCATCTATCGGATTGATACGTGGAGAGGTCGGATTCGGAATATCTGTAATCTTTACAAGTTCTGCCCCAGTCGGGGATACCCGCATAAGCACACTGTGTTGGCTATCAGCAATCCAAGCGTTGCCTTCGTAGTCAACGCTTACACCTTTTGGTTCACCCATCGATGGCGCATCTGCGATTTTATTGCCAGCAGCGTCGTAACGTGCGATTGGACCTCGGGCGTTTGTTATCCACGCAGACCCGTCTTTAGGATTGACTGCCACAGCCGGTTCGTGCGCCGCTATTGCCGCAATAACTTGCGTTCCGTCGCCGGATACTTTTTTAACAGCATCAAGTCCAGCGATCCACGCTGAACCGTCTGCCGGATTAATGGCGATCTGGTTCGGACGCGTAATGTCTGGTATCTCGCTAAAAGCACCACTGTTTGGATCATAACGATAGACAGTATTTGCCGCTGAAACCGCAATCCAGACGACACCATCTGCTGGGTTCACTTCTGCAGCACTCGCTTGGGTTAAATTCGGGATAACTGTCGGATCTGCCTGTCCATTAGCATATAACTTATAAATCGTCTCCCCACCGCTGACAACCCAACATTCACCGTTATATTGTCCATAACTGGTAGCAACCGCCAGCCCTAACACCATCACTACCAAAAACAACTTCTTCATCAGTTATATCTCCTCTTTTGCTTTGTGTGCGCTCCGTAAGCGCGCAATGTATAATTCGTTAAGTGCGCGCTCTACGCGCCACTTCTATTTATAAATCTTAACATAATTTCCCTTAAATTCGCAAGAAATTTTATAGGCGCGTTTGAGAGATATACAATTAGAAATAGTATAAGTATAGCAAATTTTGTGCCGATTCTGAAACAATACGTGAGTAGACGGTTTTGGAAAACAATCCAGACAGTACTGCACAAAATAGGGCATGCTTTATACCCAATTGCACGAAATCGGGCAGACTTGAAAACCTTTAGTAATGGCTCTATATTGCTCTGCTCTTGACGCTTCTTGTTTTGCCAGTCCTGTACTATATCGTCGAATTAAGCTGGTTGGCAAGATTCCAACGACAAAGCGGAAAATTATAGGGATATGTAAACTTTTTTGAAACTTTTTGCGTTGAAAGGTGTCTAATAGGGTAAGAAAAGCAAAACTTATAAATGAAGCGAGGGGATCAAGATGAAACGTACGCATTTCTATTGCCTAACTTTAGTGGTAGTCCTTCTATTTGTTGGGATTAGTATGGTAAGCATGGCTGAAGTGGCTGTCTTACAGGTAGAGATTTCGGATGTCGTCAGCAACAGGGATGCACACCAGATTCGGCGTTTATTAGAACCGTGGGCTGATGCCGAAGACATCACCTTCGAGATACCTGTTGATAAGAATGGAAGAAAACGGATTTTTAGTACCCTTGTGAAGATTAAACCTCGCCAAGGGGTCTCTAAATACAGTGAAACCCATACGTTTGATGTCTATGACATCATGCGTCAACTCAACGACTCGCGTTTCCGAGGCAGGCATGGGCTTGGGTTTTCCCGCGTCCTTAAAAGCGAAGCGACCATTCGCGGTGATCTATTTGCGCATCCCGGTTTCGCTCGGAGTTATCTCCGAAACGTACCATCGTGGCGACGCTGGCGACCGGATACCTCGAATATCCACCATGCCATGACAGCTGGTAATGAAGAACAGAAGTTCGTCTTCAGTGCGAATCCTGAATTCGATCGGCTGCGACTTGATGCAGCGGATAACGATAAACCCGTTGAGGTACAAGGCGTAATCACTGGATTTGACGGTCCTTACCCAATCGTGTCGGTACGCAAGTATGAGGTGGGCTATCACTTGAGGACAGGAGCATCGGAAGCATCTGAAACGGAGACAACGGGGAAGCCGACTTACGACTATCTTGAGGAGCGTTAGCGAACCGCGAACCGCGAATAACTACTGATACCCACCCGTGTTGAATAGCACAACGCGCTCGGAAGGTTCAATCATGCCTTTTGAGACGAGTTGTTTGAGTGCTGCGACTGTCGCTGCGCCTTCGGGACACGTCAGGAGCCCTTCGGTTGTTGGGAGCAATTGCATTGCCTCATGGATGGCTTCGTCCGTGACGGCAATCGCGGCACCGTTGCTTTTACGTATCGCCTCTAAAATCAGAAAATCCCCGATCGCTTGTGGCACACGCAAACCGCTCGCCACGGTCTGTGCATTATGCCACGGCGTTGCTTCCATTGCACCTTCTTCCCATGCCTTGGCAATCGGCGCGCATCCTGTCGATTGCACCGAAATGAACCGAGGTCTTTTCTCGCCAATCCAACCGATTGCTTCCAACTCCGCAAAGCCTTTCCACATCCCGACGATTCCTGTGCCACCACCGGTAGGATAGATGATGACATCTGGCAGCTCCCAATTGCACTGTTCCGCAAGCTCAAACCCCATCGTCTTTTTACCTTCCACACGGTATGGCTCTTTCAGGGTTGATACGTCAAACCAACCTTCTTGTTCCTTCCGCTCTGCCACAATTCTGCCAGCATCCGTAATTAGACCGTCAATCAGCGTAACGTTTGCCCCAGCAAGTTGACACGTCTGCTTATTGAAGGCGGGTGTATCTTGTGGCATGAAAATATGTGCGGCAATACCCGCAGCAGCGGCATAAACCGCAAGTGCCGTCGCAGCGTTGCCAGCCGAAGGGATCGCTAATGCTTTAAGTCCGAGTGACTTCGCTTTGGATACCGCCATCGCCAAACCGCGCGCCTTGAAGCTGCCAGTAGGCAGCCGAGATTCATCTTTCACCCAAACTTCTCGGAGTCCAAACTCCGTCCCTAACCTTTTCGTATGGACAAGTGGTGTCATTGTCTCTCCGAGCGTCACGATGTCTTCAGGTGTTGCTATCGGTAGGAGCTCCCTGTAACGCCAGAGCGAAGCAGGGCGGGATAGAAGCGTGTCGCGCTGCCATGTTCCTGCCAATGCTTCAAGGGCGTAACGGGCAAGTAGCGGCTTTCCACAAGTGGTACAGACATTCTGTGGTTCGGTGTGTGGATAGGTTTCACCACACTTGCTACATTCCAGATTTTTTAGCGTTTCGTTGTGAGTATTCATCAAATTTCGGTTATGGATTAGGATTCTTCAAGCAATTTGAGACAGATCGCTTTCATACTATGGAGACGGTTCTCCGACTGGTCGAATATAATTGAACGTTCATCGTTGACGAGTTCGCCTGAAATTTCATAGCCGTGATGCGCAGGAAGACAGTGCATAATCCGACATTCATGCGCTTGCAGTAGTTTGGCGTTCAATTGATACGGCATCATCTTTTCTAACCGCCGTTTCCGTTCCTTTGCAAAAGCCGGGTCTGTAAAGAATTCCATGTCCACCCACGTATCCGTATAGACAATATCGCTTTCAGCGATGACCCGCTCCAATGAACGCTCAACACCTGCAGCATCGGTGTCAATCGGCTTATAGAGTCCTTTCCGCGAAGCCTCGTTCCACAACTCTTTATCAACAGCGGCGGGATTTACCTCTGGTGCGACGACTGAAACCTCAACGCCGACCTTCATTCCAGCAGCAATCAGCGAATTACAGACGTTGTTATGCACACCGATAAAACAGAGTTTAACACCTTCGAGTCTGCCGAGGTGCTCTTGTATTGTCATCAGGTCACCGAGAGCCTGTGTCGGATGGTATCTATCGCAGCAACCGTTAATTACAGGGACGGTTGCAGCGGCTGCTGCCTCAACGAGTTCGGCGTGTTTCAAGAAACGGGCTAAGATAATATCAACGTACGCTGAGAGGACGCGCATTTCGTCGCCGAGATCGGCTAACGCAAAGTTGGTCGTCCGCCAATCGAGGTAGTGTGCATGTCCACCGAGTTGTGTTATGCCAACCTCACCTGCGCATCGTGTCCGTGTGGAGGTCTTTTGGAAAAGCAGGCAGAGACTTTTCCCACCGACAGCGTGTCTATATTTTTCGGGATGGTTTTTTATTTTCAGGCTGTTTTCAACTGTCTCAAGAATATCCGTTTCTGACCAAGGTTTTAGCGTAATCAGGTGCATAATTACCTCCACAGCAGGGTCTCTAAAATTAGAAACTATAATTATACACAACTTTCCAACATAAGTCAAATGTTTTCTATAGCCGTAGGGAATCAACGGTATTCATGCCTTATGGCATGAACCGGGGTTCAGCGGTGTCGTGATTCATAGTTTTCATAGTTTTCATAGTTTTCATAGTAACGTTTTGAAAATTGTGCCTTTAAAACCCCCATAAAGTCAGGTATGACGTGGGTTTGTCGGCTTCCTATGAAAAGGTTGTTTTTTTGCTGTTACTATGAATCCGCATTTTTCGTTTCTCGGAACTACCACGGTAACGCCACGGGTGACGTGGGTTTAGACGATTTTTTCCTGTTAGGATTTTTGGAGGGTTACTATGAAAGTAACGAACATGAATATAGTATTAACTTAAAGATATATTTCTTCGTAATTTCCGCTAAAAATGTTACACTGGTGTAACATTTTGTGTGTGGTGTGTAACGTCAGAAAACTTAGTGGCCGTAAGGGTTCGTTGACGTTTAATTTTCTCTTGTGAAAAAAATAATTTGGCGAAAAGTGTAACATTTTTTTGTGGCTATTGGCTGTCGGCTATTGGCTGTCGGTCGTCAGTATTTTGTAGATTGATACGATATTCACCTCTTTGGAAAGTCTTATGATATATTATACTATATTTGCTAAATTTTGTCAAGTTAAAATGTGTAAGTGATTTATATTCTTGAGGGTTTAGGGTCAAAAACTTTACGCACCCGACATATCACGCCTCTGACGTGAGGATGCCTTAATTGTCTGAATCAGGATTTACAGGATAGGAGGGAATACGTCTCTTTGCTTCAGGGGAATGCCATAAGGCATTCATACCGTTGATTTTGGAGTGTTATGTGTCGAATTGTCTGAATCGCGGATTTTCGCGGATTACACAGATTTCGCGGATTTTAAGTTCTTTTTTATTTTTAGATGCTTCTCATGGAAGTTAAGAATTTCAAAGTAGAATTTTAAGGTGTTAATCTCCCCGATTTTCTTAGGCTTCATGAAATTGCTGTAAACTACCTCAATCCGAAGATGGTTTCCACCAAGGGGCGAGTCGCGGCGTTGAACCTCCTGAAAGTTTCTCACCTCGGCAGTAATCCTTAAGTTTTCTCCCAAAGATTTCAATATTACGTTTCGTTTTTTGGGAGTTTCCCCATCGGTGCCAAAATCGATCAACGAGAGCAGCGAGTCTGGGATCGATGTCTTGTGATTGCTCACGGAACTTCTTGTGTTCAATTTCACGCCACCATCGGGCAGTAGGTGAGAGCGCGGGCTTTATTTGCTCAAAAACCGCAGAGATTTTGAACAGATCGCGTGTTTGTAGAGCCTCTCTGTAAACTTCTCGGCAACTTCGTTCCTGTTGTGCCACTTCATAACCCCAGGTAGCGTGCTCACGCACCCAAAGGCTTGAGTCCTCTGATTTCAACCGTTCAAGTTCCTTAATCGCTTCGGCGTTCCCAAACCACGGTAAAATCGAAACACCCAAATTGCGTTCCTTTGCATAGGGACTTGCCAAATACGCCTCTGTTACCAAATTCCATAACTCTTCTTCGCCTTTTCCTGCTAAAGCAGCAAGTGTCATGAACATGATTTCTTCGTCATTTAGACATTCCTCAAGCAATGCGAGCCTTAGGTCTTGATGCCCAGGTAAGTTACACTCCTCAACCCGCCAAAGTTGTGCAAAAAAAGATTCTACGCCGCTGTA from Candidatus Poribacteria bacterium encodes:
- a CDS encoding site-specific integrase, whose protein sequence is MKGTRPLDNAEIRKVSDAFDGIFAVRNQSLFMLGVSVGGRISELLALKVNDVWQNGKPVKDLLFDRNIVKGGEISRAVPVNIDGREAIENLITWQTELYGNVKPTRPLFPSRNGQGSQTMTRKAAHDVLKRAFEDAGLNGKLGTHSLRKSYAQRLYEQTSDIYAVQEMLGHKSVMTTQRYLGVNYASVREASEAMSVHSEGDISTKTSPSVNEATDDVLLVELLRRGYDVARLLQKEELQEPLQSPSKKTASRFV
- the holA gene encoding DNA polymerase III subunit delta, whose product is MRQQRKPLPNILREIQSNKVFPVYLLCGEESFLVEGTLKQMLDHLLTPETRDFNLSFLEGTDVTTQEILSQVDTYPVMSEWRVVVVQDAALFKTQQRSTPITVVRNAFKIETTNASKCISTLAKLLDVTPQQVAERHLDFINAVDALVNELETRLSAEERQFLERLPQIAQELDVHSTDVSAVDDVELMLEWLQGDLPKNSVLIFTVRGPVNERNRLVRAIDDVGRYRPFAPIEAGPSVNRDPLYIKVSEKLSEHDKQITPRAFTQLRNRTGGDMHTIAEALNKIINFVGDKRQVDEQDIRNIVTQNMYDSIFDLTDAIGKRSAKQALKSLHDVLSSGQEPIPVNSTIARQFRFALQAKLIAEKKELRPFRGRMPLKNFIENIFQPIAEEVGSLLPKSATHNILKQNPYVAYKIFQTLHAFTAEELATALEKTLEIDTELKTSQVDATCTLEQLVYELCDNRQARRGHSPP
- a CDS encoding zinc ribbon domain-containing protein, encoding MPIFEYRCNDCTTDFEVLQRVSDTDTSITKCPRCGAEDATKRFSAFATTGTQQETAGDNAT
- a CDS encoding YdjY domain-containing protein, giving the protein MIKYSVLAQHVSFPNLLLKLTIGIFFAGFFATSGFAELPDFHVDAQSITFSNSYPVEGEEITIWVEVKNIGEGTPTMNEDLVVDLYEGDPATQPLQILCSDVILELKAGRTDRVEARWQPPPGQTEIYAVVNPTGDEHIEETNAENNITHATIVAEKRTFPAVTPDQIQETIRKGITWIKAQRGKHSRTCLQCGTENQLILLCITCGASLKGLAENFIPGPSWNFGEDQTQETALALQTLFATGHTPSDPAVQEGLEFLIEQNWNEFAVYQFAVIIPVLVATQDEAYRDRTQFAVNQLVKKQLPVLGSEFADERDDGGWGYGFSADGAHMNMVIYALYTAKQWGLDIPQDTWNRAEKWVRRNQTETGGWLYNLVDEGSPWAIGVYGSMTATGLWALRACGVRVDDSQIQKGIAWVKKHWTLTRNPGSNSWLYYYLLSLQRFCDIPPTVDTLAGYNWYDEIAQMMVTQQEPDGRWRGSESDFLSTCFSVMTLSHALVGPTGPSIGIVPQSLRFSPPSPRVGEPVRLSATLRNTGTPFNGILNAEFVVKDEKVATTEVLWTPKLGETVVSADWVPTTEGETEVVARIDVADTNEKDNTASEKLTVYPQSTAATDAQLVNPTKVSETVYQLGNVLFDTSKREVTIPGEINIVGGDINIEFFACGTLGKTHESILIIDAEPIHIFAALGALDYDAGMNLTVEGDPRPPTGSPVEIWVEWSRGDEVVSRRARELIWNAFTEQPMQETSWIFNGGRLRNNQFTAQLFHNIIAVYRDPDSLFNHPLPTGTDDRTYRVNTDVIPPKGTKIKLIIRPVVA
- a CDS encoding threonine synthase, producing the protein MNTHNETLKNLECSKCGETYPHTEPQNVCTTCGKPLLARYALEALAGTWQRDTLLSRPASLWRYRELLPIATPEDIVTLGETMTPLVHTKRLGTEFGLREVWVKDESRLPTGSFKARGLAMAVSKAKSLGLKALAIPSAGNAATALAVYAAAAGIAAHIFMPQDTPAFNKQTCQLAGANVTLIDGLITDAGRIVAERKEQEGWFDVSTLKEPYRVEGKKTMGFELAEQCNWELPDVIIYPTGGGTGIVGMWKGFAELEAIGWIGEKRPRFISVQSTGCAPIAKAWEEGAMEATPWHNAQTVASGLRVPQAIGDFLILEAIRKSNGAAIAVTDEAIHEAMQLLPTTEGLLTCPEGAATVAALKQLVSKGMIEPSERVVLFNTGGYQ
- a CDS encoding ornithine carbamoyltransferase (catalyzes the formation of L-citrulline from carbamoyl phosphate and L-ornithine in arginine biosynthesis and degradation), yielding MHLITLKPWSETDILETVENSLKIKNHPEKYRHAVGGKSLCLLFQKTSTRTRCAGEVGITQLGGHAHYLDWRTTNFALADLGDEMRVLSAYVDIILARFLKHAELVEAAAAATVPVINGCCDRYHPTQALGDLMTIQEHLGRLEGVKLCFIGVHNNVCNSLIAAGMKVGVEVSVVAPEVNPAAVDKELWNEASRKGLYKPIDTDAAGVERSLERVIAESDIVYTDTWVDMEFFTDPAFAKERKRRLEKMMPYQLNAKLLQAHECRIMHCLPAHHGYEISGELVNDERSIIFDQSENRLHSMKAICLKLLEES